The following coding sequences are from one Brooklawnia cerclae window:
- a CDS encoding family 65 glycosyl hydrolase domain-containing protein, whose protein sequence is MTQRVFDVEPWAITTHTLDAGAVRLVESMTSTGNGHMGMRGNFEEGYGGDCHQGTYIAGVWFPDRTRVGWWKNGYPQYFGKALNAMSLIATGIRVNGEDVDLFRGRFENFSLRLDLRNGVLTRSFDYLVDGTRTRLEFERFLSIATTELSLQRLRLTAVSGDVRVEVSPQLDGNVHNLDSNYGEQFWEERWRTAGDQPALSMETRPNPFGTPRFTVTAGMAVSAEGFADGGSFDAPARVGRRFAAELGEGHTAILHKTAAVVTSRDVDEDAHATAVADLLDAAGRSSYERHRAESSALWEQRWARAAVVIDGDDEAQQGIQFNLFQLFSTYYGEDERLNIGPKGFTGEKYGGATYWDTEVYLVPLYLALARPEVTRALLAYRYRQLPQARHNAGQQGLAGALYPMVTFNGIECHNEWEITFEEIHRNGAIAYAIADYTRYTGDTAYLHGPGIEVLVEISRFWADRVHYSARTGTFMLHGVTGPNEYENNVNNNWYTNYLAAWVLRFTETTLAEVPARAEELGVSAEERSRWREIASGMYLPEDAELGVKVQHDTFLDKELRTVDSLDPAERPLNRHWSWDRVLRSCFIKQADVLQGMYLFEDDFTPDELRRNYEFYEPMTVHESSLSASIHSILASAVGLRDKAIELYRRTARLDLDNYNSDTEDGLHITSMSGSWLAIVQGFAGMRVRGGRIGFSPFCPERWDAYSFTVGFRDRVLDVRVTREDVRIGIREGEPMDVELFGVPHAVDGEVVVPLREA, encoded by the coding sequence ATGACCCAGCGTGTGTTCGACGTCGAGCCGTGGGCCATCACGACCCACACCCTGGACGCCGGTGCCGTGCGCCTGGTCGAGTCGATGACCTCGACGGGCAACGGTCACATGGGCATGCGCGGGAACTTCGAGGAAGGCTACGGCGGCGACTGCCACCAGGGCACCTACATCGCCGGGGTCTGGTTCCCCGACAGGACGAGGGTCGGCTGGTGGAAGAACGGCTACCCGCAGTACTTCGGGAAGGCACTCAACGCGATGAGCCTGATCGCGACGGGGATCCGGGTCAACGGTGAGGACGTGGACCTGTTCCGTGGCCGGTTCGAGAACTTCTCCCTGCGCCTCGACCTCAGGAACGGCGTGTTGACCAGGTCGTTCGACTATCTGGTGGACGGCACCCGGACGAGGCTGGAGTTCGAGCGCTTCCTGTCGATCGCCACGACCGAGCTGAGCCTTCAGCGGCTGCGCCTCACGGCGGTCTCGGGCGATGTCCGCGTCGAGGTCTCGCCGCAGCTCGACGGGAACGTCCACAACCTCGATTCCAACTACGGCGAGCAGTTCTGGGAGGAGCGCTGGCGAACGGCCGGCGATCAACCGGCACTGTCGATGGAGACCCGGCCCAATCCGTTCGGGACGCCGCGGTTCACGGTGACCGCTGGCATGGCGGTGAGTGCCGAGGGATTTGCCGACGGTGGGTCGTTCGATGCCCCCGCTCGTGTGGGGCGGCGGTTCGCCGCCGAGCTCGGCGAGGGACACACTGCGATCCTGCACAAGACCGCCGCCGTCGTCACCTCACGCGACGTGGACGAGGACGCCCACGCGACCGCAGTGGCCGATCTGCTGGACGCCGCCGGGCGCAGCTCGTACGAGCGCCACCGGGCAGAGAGCTCTGCGTTGTGGGAGCAGCGTTGGGCTCGCGCCGCCGTCGTCATCGACGGGGACGACGAGGCACAGCAGGGTATCCAGTTCAACCTGTTCCAACTGTTCTCCACCTACTACGGCGAGGACGAGCGGCTCAACATCGGCCCCAAGGGCTTCACCGGCGAGAAATACGGCGGAGCCACCTACTGGGACACCGAGGTCTACCTCGTCCCCCTGTACCTCGCGCTCGCCAGGCCCGAGGTGACCCGGGCGCTCCTGGCCTATCGGTATCGCCAACTGCCGCAGGCCCGGCACAACGCCGGTCAGCAGGGTCTGGCCGGCGCGTTGTATCCGATGGTCACGTTCAACGGCATCGAGTGCCACAACGAGTGGGAGATCACCTTCGAGGAGATCCACCGCAACGGCGCGATCGCCTACGCCATCGCGGACTACACCCGGTACACCGGCGACACCGCATACCTCCACGGTCCGGGAATCGAGGTGCTGGTCGAGATCAGCCGGTTCTGGGCCGACCGGGTGCACTATTCCGCCCGCACCGGCACCTTCATGCTGCACGGGGTGACCGGGCCGAACGAGTACGAGAACAACGTCAACAACAACTGGTACACCAACTACCTGGCCGCATGGGTGCTGAGGTTCACCGAGACGACCCTGGCCGAGGTGCCGGCACGCGCGGAAGAACTCGGGGTGAGCGCCGAGGAGCGCTCGCGGTGGCGCGAGATCGCGTCCGGCATGTATCTTCCCGAGGACGCGGAACTCGGCGTCAAGGTGCAGCACGACACGTTCCTCGACAAGGAGCTACGGACGGTCGACAGCCTCGATCCGGCCGAGCGTCCGCTCAACCGGCACTGGTCGTGGGATCGTGTGTTGCGGTCGTGCTTCATCAAGCAGGCCGACGTGCTGCAGGGGATGTACCTGTTCGAGGACGACTTCACCCCCGACGAGCTCAGGCGGAACTACGAGTTCTACGAGCCCATGACCGTGCACGAGTCGTCCCTGTCGGCCTCGATCCACTCGATTCTGGCTTCCGCCGTAGGCCTGCGTGACAAGGCGATCGAGTTGTACCGGCGCACCGCGAGGCTTGATCTCGACAACTACAACTCCGACACCGAGGACGGGCTGCACATTACGTCGATGAGCGGCAGCTGGCTGGCCATCGTGCAGGGGTTCGCGGGAATGCGGGTGCGCGGCGGCCGCATCGGATTCAGCCCCTTCTGCCCGGAGCGCTGGGACGCGTACTCGTTCACAGTCGGGTTCCGGGACAGGGTGCTCGACGTGCGGGTCACGCGCGAGGACGTGCGCATCGGCATCAGGGAGGGCGAGCCGATGGATGTCGAGTTGTTCGGCGTGCCTCACGCCGTCGACGGCGAGGTGGTCGTCCCGCTCCGGGAGGCGTGA